A region of Lycium barbarum isolate Lr01 chromosome 3, ASM1917538v2, whole genome shotgun sequence DNA encodes the following proteins:
- the LOC132633263 gene encoding zinc finger protein BRUTUS-like isoform X2, whose product MEGGKSVTAVGGHDIDAELPCSVDFNSVTETCASGNIKCVCESSSPGKRKFGLEGDTCDTDSGNPIDEVLHWHNAIKRELDEIAAEARRIEFAGELSSLAPFYARLQFIAEVCIFHSIAEDKVIFPAVDGGLSFFQEHAEEESQFNELRCLIESIQSTEVNSTSAAEFFSKLCSQADLIIETIERHFHNEEVQVLPLARKHFTQDRQRKLLYQSLCLMPLKLIERVLPWLVGALSEDEARNFLKNLQLAASAADTALVTLLSGWACKGRADGVCLSSSVTGCCPVKRFADIEEYYTQAPCPCILSVKSDDSKRPFKRNLTALCTKDNTSDLSKGVNACNISCNDQSCRVPGLGVSDNNLGLTTISTPKSIRSLTFSSAAPSLDSSLFIWETDCSSSQPNHKVLPIDTIFKFHKAIQKDLEYLDVESGKLRDCPETFLRQFIGRFRLLWGLYRAHSNAEDEIVFPALESKEALHNVSHSYMLDHKQEEKLFEDISSALTDLSELHEGLKEDYQVESGRTIVESTGLHDRDRKRKYNELATKVQGMCKSIRVSLDQHIFREELELWPLFGKHFSMEEQDIIVGRIIGSTGAEVLQSLLPWVTSALTQDEQNKMMDTLKQATRNTMFSEWLNECWRRNPDVSSQPEALQNSNTNRGVDSHEGLDQSDCMFKPGWKDIFRMNQTELESEIRKVHRNSTLDPRRKSYLIQNLMTSRWIASQQKSQASTEEISRSEDVVECSPSFRDTEKQIFGCEHYKRNCKLRAACCGKLFTCRFCHDEVSDHSMDRKATIEMMCMRCLKVQPIGPSCTTPSCNGFSMAKYYCSICKFFDDERPVYHCPSCNLCRVGHGLGIDFYHCMKCNCCLGKSLIEHKCLEKALETNCPICCEFLFTSSATVRPLPCGHYMHSACFQAYARSNYVCPICSKSMGNMAVYFGMLDALLANEVLPEEYQNRWQDILCNDCERKGRAPFHWLYHKCGCCGSYNTRVIKAPTTDPDCPL is encoded by the exons ATGGAAGGTGGAAAGAGTGTCACTGCAGTTGGTGGGCATGACATTGATGCTGAGCTGCCTTGCTCTGTGGATTTTAACTCTGTCACAGAAACTTGTGCGTCAGGAAACATAAAGTGTGTGTGTGAATCTTCCAGCCCCGGGAAAAGAAAGTTTGGGCTAGAGGGTGATACCTGTGATACTGATTCTGGAAACCCAATTGATGAAGTATTGCATTGGCATAATGCTATTAAGAGAGAGTTAGATGAAATAGCAGCAGAGGCAAGAAGAATTGAGTTCGCCGGAGAATTATCTAGTTTGGCGCCTTTCTATGCAAGACTTCAGTTTATAGCTGAAGTCTGCATATTTCATAG CATTGCTGAGGACAAGGTCATATTTCCTGCTGTAGATGGAGGGCTCTCCTTTTTCCAAGAGCATGCTGAGGAAGAAAGTCAATTTAATGAGCTTCGTTGCCTGATCGAGAGCATTCAAAGCACAGAAGTCAATTCCACCTCAGCTGCTGAATTTTTCTCCAAATTATGTTCTCAGGCTGACTTAATTATTGAGACAATTGAACGACATTTTCACAATGAAGAAGTTCAG GTTCTTCCGCTTGCTCGAAAGCATTTCACCCAGGACAGGCAGAGGAAGCTTTTGTACCAAAGCTTGTGTTTAATGCCATTGAAGTTGATAGAGCGAGTCTTACCCTGGCTAGTGGGAGCACTGTCTGAAGATGAAGCCAGAAATTTCTTAAAGAATTTGCAGCTAGCTG CTTCTGCAGCTGATACTGCTTTGGTGACCCTATTATCTGGTTGGGCATGTAAAGGACGTGCAGATGGTGTATGTTTGTCTTCTAGTGTCACTGGTTGCTGCCCTGTTAAAAGGTTTGCTGACATTGAAGAATATTATACTCAAGCACCTTGTCCATGTATTCTCTCAGTCAAATCTGATGATTCTAaaaggccattcaaaagaaaccTTACTGCTCTTTGCACAAAAGATAATACATCGGACTTGTCCAAGGGTGTAAATGCTTGTAATATCTCTTGCAATGATCAGTCATGTCGTGTGCCAGGATTGGGAGTTAGCGATAATAATCTCGGACTAACTACTATATCCACACCAAAATCTATTCGTTCGTTGACCTTCAGTTCTGCTGCTCCTTCTCTTGACTCAAGTCTCTTTATCTGGGAGACAGATTGTAGCTCTTCTCAACCCAACCATAAAGTGCTTCCCATTGACACCATATTCAAATTTCATAAGGCGATACAAAAAGATTTGGAGTATCTTGATGTTGAATCTGGTAAGCTTAGGGACTGTCCTGAGACTTTTCTTCGGCAGTTCATTGGAAGATTTCGGTTGCTTTGGGGTTTGTACAGAGCCCACAGTAATGCAGAGGATGAGATAGTTTTCCCTGCACTTGAATCTAAAGAAGCACTCCACAATGTGTCTCACTCCTATATGTTGGACCATAAGCAGGAGGAGAAACTGTTTGAAGACATATCATCTGCCCTCACTGATCTTTCAGAACTTCACGAAGGATTGAAGGAAGACTACCAGGTTGAATCTGGCAGGACTATTGTTGAGTCTACTGGCCTGCATGATAGGGATCGCAAAAGAAAATATAACGAGCTTGCCACAAAGGTTCAAGGAATGTGTAAATCAATCAGAGTTAGCCTGGATCAGCATATATTCAGAGAAGAACTTGAGCTGTGGCCGCTATTTGGCAAGCATTTCTCTATGGAGGAGCAAGACATAATTGTTGGTCGTATAATTGGAAGCACAGGGGCTGAAGTACTTCAGTCACTGCTGCCTTGGGTAACTTCTGCTCTTACTCAGGATGAGCAGAATAAGATGATGGACACATTAAAGCAGGCTACAAGAAACACTATGTTCAGTGAATGGCTCAACGAATGTTGGAGACGAAATCCTGATGTATCTTCACAGCCTGAAGCCTTGCAAAATAGCAATACAAACAGAG GTGTTGATTCTCATGAAGGATTGGACCAGAGTGACTGTATGTTCAAACCCGGTTGGAAAGACATTTTCCGTATGAATCAGACAGAACTTGAGTCAGAGATCAGAAAAGTTCACAGGAATTCAACTCTTGATCCAAGGAGGAAATCTTatttaattcaaaatctgatgaCTAG CCGTTGGATAGCCTCTCAGCAGAAATCACAAGCATCAACAGAAGAAATCTCTCGTAGTGAAGATGTTGTTGAGTGTTCACCGTCCTTTCGAGATACGGAGAAGCAGATTTTTGGATGCGAACACTACAAAAGAAACTGCAAACTTCGTGCAGCTTGCTGTGGAAAATTGTTTACATGCAGATTCTGCCATGATGAAGTGAGCGACCATTCAATGGACAG GAAAGCGACTATAGAGATGATGTGCATGCGTTGCTTGAAAGTTCAACCAATTGGACCCAGCTGCACGACACCATCATGCAATGGATTTTCCATGGCAAAATACTATTGCAGTATATGCAAGTTCTTTGACGACGAGAG GCCAGTATATCACTGTCCTTCTTGCAACCTTTGTCGAGTTGGACACGGTCTTGGAATTGATTTTTATCATTGCATGAAATGCAATTGTTGTCTGGGAAAAAGTTTAATAGAGCATAAATGCTTGGAGAAGGCGTTAGAAACAAATTGTCCCATTTGCTGTGAGTTCTTGTTTACTTCCAGTGCAACAGTTAGACCTCTGCCTTGTGGGCATTACATGCACTCGGCTTGCTTTCAG GCATATGCTCGCAGTAACTACGTTTGCCCGATATGCAGCAAATCCATGGGTAATATGGCG GTTTATTTTGGAATGCTCGATGCACTGCTGGCTAATGAGGTTCTTCCAGAGGAGTACCAGAATCGTTGGCAG GACATCCTTTGCAATGACTGTGAACGGAAAGGCCGGGCACCCTTCCATTGGTTATATCACAAGTGTGGGTGCTGTGGATCTTACAACACGAGAGTCATTAAAGCGCCCACAACAGATCCTGACTGCCCTCTCTGA
- the LOC132633264 gene encoding uncharacterized protein LOC132633264 yields the protein MGRKPKVEARRVSKRIAEAKRVINPIVGLEATHKKKPIVAGAKGTGRKTKVTKMAHDRKKIVLSSKKIKAIKETSKNERGKRPFASEVTQTDISYKTLYINSQRKVENLTEENYKQAIDLSYRCGQVDAYEYIIGNMKNVVALSNVMRVTDAEMNLAEGTAPDAPPLNAGTEPEPSRTTKNS from the exons ATGGGGAGAAAACCAAAGGTCGAAGCAAGACGTGTGAGCAAGCGAATAGCAGAAGCAAAACGTGTGATAAATCCGATAGTTGGCCTGGAAGCAACACATAAGAAGAAACCAATAGTTGCCGGAGCAAAAGGAACTGGAAGGAAGACAAAAGTAACAAAAATGGCCCATGACCGGAAAAAGATAGTACTATCTTCTAAGAAGATAAAAGCTATTAAGGAAACATCCAAGAATGAG AGAGGCAAAAGGCCCTTTGCAAGTGAAGTTACACAGACAGACATCAGCTACAAAACTCTGTATATCAACTCGCAAAGAAAG GTTGAGAATTTGACGGAGGAAAACTATAAACAAGCCATTGATTTGAGCTACCGCTGTGGACAAGTTGATGCA TACGAGTATATAATAGGAAATATGAAGAATGTGGTTGCCTTGTCAAATGTAATGAGAGTAACTGATGCAGAGATGAACTTGGCGGAAGGAACTGCTCCAGATGCTCCTCCTTTGAATGCTGGCACTGAACCTGAACCATCTCGGACTACGAAGAACTCATAG
- the LOC132633263 gene encoding zinc finger protein BRUTUS-like isoform X1 — protein MASQGREGGGGVAVLCSGNSAVSSTTASSNGNGVMETESSTKQDSPILFFLFFHKAIRLELDALHRSALAYATGQLTDIKPLLKRYRFLRSVYKHHCHAEDEVIFPALDRRVKNVAQTYSLEHKGESDLFDHLFEILNSEKQNYESFPRELASCTGALQTSVSQHMSKEEEQVFPLLIEKFSVDEQASLVWQFLCSIPVNMMKKFLPWLSSSISPGEHKDMQKCLSMIIPKEKLLQQVIFSWMEGGKSVTAVGGHDIDAELPCSVDFNSVTETCASGNIKCVCESSSPGKRKFGLEGDTCDTDSGNPIDEVLHWHNAIKRELDEIAAEARRIEFAGELSSLAPFYARLQFIAEVCIFHSIAEDKVIFPAVDGGLSFFQEHAEEESQFNELRCLIESIQSTEVNSTSAAEFFSKLCSQADLIIETIERHFHNEEVQVLPLARKHFTQDRQRKLLYQSLCLMPLKLIERVLPWLVGALSEDEARNFLKNLQLAASAADTALVTLLSGWACKGRADGVCLSSSVTGCCPVKRFADIEEYYTQAPCPCILSVKSDDSKRPFKRNLTALCTKDNTSDLSKGVNACNISCNDQSCRVPGLGVSDNNLGLTTISTPKSIRSLTFSSAAPSLDSSLFIWETDCSSSQPNHKVLPIDTIFKFHKAIQKDLEYLDVESGKLRDCPETFLRQFIGRFRLLWGLYRAHSNAEDEIVFPALESKEALHNVSHSYMLDHKQEEKLFEDISSALTDLSELHEGLKEDYQVESGRTIVESTGLHDRDRKRKYNELATKVQGMCKSIRVSLDQHIFREELELWPLFGKHFSMEEQDIIVGRIIGSTGAEVLQSLLPWVTSALTQDEQNKMMDTLKQATRNTMFSEWLNECWRRNPDVSSQPEALQNSNTNRGVDSHEGLDQSDCMFKPGWKDIFRMNQTELESEIRKVHRNSTLDPRRKSYLIQNLMTSRWIASQQKSQASTEEISRSEDVVECSPSFRDTEKQIFGCEHYKRNCKLRAACCGKLFTCRFCHDEVSDHSMDRKATIEMMCMRCLKVQPIGPSCTTPSCNGFSMAKYYCSICKFFDDERPVYHCPSCNLCRVGHGLGIDFYHCMKCNCCLGKSLIEHKCLEKALETNCPICCEFLFTSSATVRPLPCGHYMHSACFQAYARSNYVCPICSKSMGNMAVYFGMLDALLANEVLPEEYQNRWQDILCNDCERKGRAPFHWLYHKCGCCGSYNTRVIKAPTTDPDCPL, from the exons GTGATCTTTCCAGCTCTTGATAGACGTGTGAAGAATGTAGCACAAACATACTCCTTAGAGCACAAAGGTGAAAGCGATCTTTTTGATCACCTTTTTGAGATCTTAAATTCTGAGAAGCAGAACTATGAAAGTTTTCCACGAGAGCTAGCATCTTGTACTGGGGCATTGCAAACTTCTGTTAGTCAGCACATGTCAAAAGAGGAAGAACAG GTGTTTCCTTTGCTCATTGAGAAATTCTCAGTGGATGAGCAGGCATCACTTGTTTGGCAGTTCCTTTGTAGCATTCCTGTGAATATGATGAAAAAATTCCTTCCCTGGCTTTCATCTTCTATATCTCCTGGTGAGCACAAGGATATGCAGAAGTGCTTGTCTATGATTATTCCAAAAGAGAAGCTTCTCCAGCAG GTAATTTTTTCCTGGATGGAAGGTGGAAAGAGTGTCACTGCAGTTGGTGGGCATGACATTGATGCTGAGCTGCCTTGCTCTGTGGATTTTAACTCTGTCACAGAAACTTGTGCGTCAGGAAACATAAAGTGTGTGTGTGAATCTTCCAGCCCCGGGAAAAGAAAGTTTGGGCTAGAGGGTGATACCTGTGATACTGATTCTGGAAACCCAATTGATGAAGTATTGCATTGGCATAATGCTATTAAGAGAGAGTTAGATGAAATAGCAGCAGAGGCAAGAAGAATTGAGTTCGCCGGAGAATTATCTAGTTTGGCGCCTTTCTATGCAAGACTTCAGTTTATAGCTGAAGTCTGCATATTTCATAG CATTGCTGAGGACAAGGTCATATTTCCTGCTGTAGATGGAGGGCTCTCCTTTTTCCAAGAGCATGCTGAGGAAGAAAGTCAATTTAATGAGCTTCGTTGCCTGATCGAGAGCATTCAAAGCACAGAAGTCAATTCCACCTCAGCTGCTGAATTTTTCTCCAAATTATGTTCTCAGGCTGACTTAATTATTGAGACAATTGAACGACATTTTCACAATGAAGAAGTTCAG GTTCTTCCGCTTGCTCGAAAGCATTTCACCCAGGACAGGCAGAGGAAGCTTTTGTACCAAAGCTTGTGTTTAATGCCATTGAAGTTGATAGAGCGAGTCTTACCCTGGCTAGTGGGAGCACTGTCTGAAGATGAAGCCAGAAATTTCTTAAAGAATTTGCAGCTAGCTG CTTCTGCAGCTGATACTGCTTTGGTGACCCTATTATCTGGTTGGGCATGTAAAGGACGTGCAGATGGTGTATGTTTGTCTTCTAGTGTCACTGGTTGCTGCCCTGTTAAAAGGTTTGCTGACATTGAAGAATATTATACTCAAGCACCTTGTCCATGTATTCTCTCAGTCAAATCTGATGATTCTAaaaggccattcaaaagaaaccTTACTGCTCTTTGCACAAAAGATAATACATCGGACTTGTCCAAGGGTGTAAATGCTTGTAATATCTCTTGCAATGATCAGTCATGTCGTGTGCCAGGATTGGGAGTTAGCGATAATAATCTCGGACTAACTACTATATCCACACCAAAATCTATTCGTTCGTTGACCTTCAGTTCTGCTGCTCCTTCTCTTGACTCAAGTCTCTTTATCTGGGAGACAGATTGTAGCTCTTCTCAACCCAACCATAAAGTGCTTCCCATTGACACCATATTCAAATTTCATAAGGCGATACAAAAAGATTTGGAGTATCTTGATGTTGAATCTGGTAAGCTTAGGGACTGTCCTGAGACTTTTCTTCGGCAGTTCATTGGAAGATTTCGGTTGCTTTGGGGTTTGTACAGAGCCCACAGTAATGCAGAGGATGAGATAGTTTTCCCTGCACTTGAATCTAAAGAAGCACTCCACAATGTGTCTCACTCCTATATGTTGGACCATAAGCAGGAGGAGAAACTGTTTGAAGACATATCATCTGCCCTCACTGATCTTTCAGAACTTCACGAAGGATTGAAGGAAGACTACCAGGTTGAATCTGGCAGGACTATTGTTGAGTCTACTGGCCTGCATGATAGGGATCGCAAAAGAAAATATAACGAGCTTGCCACAAAGGTTCAAGGAATGTGTAAATCAATCAGAGTTAGCCTGGATCAGCATATATTCAGAGAAGAACTTGAGCTGTGGCCGCTATTTGGCAAGCATTTCTCTATGGAGGAGCAAGACATAATTGTTGGTCGTATAATTGGAAGCACAGGGGCTGAAGTACTTCAGTCACTGCTGCCTTGGGTAACTTCTGCTCTTACTCAGGATGAGCAGAATAAGATGATGGACACATTAAAGCAGGCTACAAGAAACACTATGTTCAGTGAATGGCTCAACGAATGTTGGAGACGAAATCCTGATGTATCTTCACAGCCTGAAGCCTTGCAAAATAGCAATACAAACAGAG GTGTTGATTCTCATGAAGGATTGGACCAGAGTGACTGTATGTTCAAACCCGGTTGGAAAGACATTTTCCGTATGAATCAGACAGAACTTGAGTCAGAGATCAGAAAAGTTCACAGGAATTCAACTCTTGATCCAAGGAGGAAATCTTatttaattcaaaatctgatgaCTAG CCGTTGGATAGCCTCTCAGCAGAAATCACAAGCATCAACAGAAGAAATCTCTCGTAGTGAAGATGTTGTTGAGTGTTCACCGTCCTTTCGAGATACGGAGAAGCAGATTTTTGGATGCGAACACTACAAAAGAAACTGCAAACTTCGTGCAGCTTGCTGTGGAAAATTGTTTACATGCAGATTCTGCCATGATGAAGTGAGCGACCATTCAATGGACAG GAAAGCGACTATAGAGATGATGTGCATGCGTTGCTTGAAAGTTCAACCAATTGGACCCAGCTGCACGACACCATCATGCAATGGATTTTCCATGGCAAAATACTATTGCAGTATATGCAAGTTCTTTGACGACGAGAG GCCAGTATATCACTGTCCTTCTTGCAACCTTTGTCGAGTTGGACACGGTCTTGGAATTGATTTTTATCATTGCATGAAATGCAATTGTTGTCTGGGAAAAAGTTTAATAGAGCATAAATGCTTGGAGAAGGCGTTAGAAACAAATTGTCCCATTTGCTGTGAGTTCTTGTTTACTTCCAGTGCAACAGTTAGACCTCTGCCTTGTGGGCATTACATGCACTCGGCTTGCTTTCAG GCATATGCTCGCAGTAACTACGTTTGCCCGATATGCAGCAAATCCATGGGTAATATGGCG GTTTATTTTGGAATGCTCGATGCACTGCTGGCTAATGAGGTTCTTCCAGAGGAGTACCAGAATCGTTGGCAG GACATCCTTTGCAATGACTGTGAACGGAAAGGCCGGGCACCCTTCCATTGGTTATATCACAAGTGTGGGTGCTGTGGATCTTACAACACGAGAGTCATTAAAGCGCCCACAACAGATCCTGACTGCCCTCTCTGA